Genomic window (Egicoccus halophilus):
AGGTCAGCAGGCGGCTGAACACGTCGTCGCGGATCACCGTGTCGGACAGGTCCTCGAAGAACAGGTCACCCTCCTCCTCGTAGACGTCCAGCGCCAGGTGGCCGATGCGGCCGTCCTTGAGGGCGTCGATGACCGCCTTGGTGTCGATCAGCGCGCCACGGGAGGTGTTGACGATCATGACGCCCGGCTTGGTCTTGCGCAGCGCGGCCTCGTCGATGATGTGGTGCGTGTCGGGCGTGAGCGGGCAGTGCAGCGTGATCACGTCGCACTCGCCGAGCAACGTGTCGAGATCCTCGTAGCGCACGCCGAAGTCGCGCACATCGTCGTTGGGGTAGGGGTCGTAGGCCCGGATCGAACACCCGAAGCCGCGCATGATGCGGGCGACGATCATGCCGATCTTCCCCGTGCCGATGATCCCGATCCGCTTGTTGCGAAGGTCGAACCCGAGCAGGCCGTCCAGCGCGAAGTTGCCGTCCCGGACACGGTTGTGCGCCCGGTGGATCTTGCGCTGCACGGCGAGCATCAGGGCCACGGTGTGCTCGGCCACCGCGTAGGGCGAGTAGGCGGGCACGCGCGCCACCGCGATGTCGTGCGCCTCGGCCGCGGCCAGGTCGACGTGGTTGTAACCGGCCGAGCGCAGCGTCAGCAGCCGGGTCCCGCCGGCCGCCAGCTGCTCCATCGTCGCCGCGTCGACGGTGTCGTTGACGAAGACGCACACGCCCTCGTAGCCGTCGGCCAGCGCGGCGGTGTTCGCGTCCAGGCGGGCCTCGAGGTAATGCAGCTCGTGGCCGTGGCGCTCGTTGGCCTCGTCGAGGAAGCGGCGGTCGTAGGCCCGGGCACTGAAGACGGCGATGCGCACGGAAGGTCTCCGACGGGTCGGCGGGTTCGTCGGGTCAGCCTAGGGATCACGGACGCGCGAGGCGCCCGGACCGTCGTCGGGGGGTGCCGGGCGCCGCGGTGCCGGCACCCGGTCGGCCGACACGCGCGACGACGTCGCAGGACGAGGGCACGAGCCTCCCCACGTCAGCAGCGCCCCACGCCGAACAGGTGTTCGACTCGGGCGGCTCCTCGCGGTAGGGTCAGGGTCAGTACCCTCGCCGTCGGCCCGCCGCCGTTCGGGCCCCGTGGCGCCGCCCGCCGTCGCCCACCTCGTCGCCCGTTCCGGTGCCGGTCGTTGCCGTGCCCGCTCCTCGCCGCAGGGGGATCGCCCGTGGCCACTCGTCGTCGTGACGCGCACGACCGCATCGTCGTGCGCGGTGCCCGCGAGCACAACCTCAAGGACGTCGACCTCGACATCCCGCGCGACGCGCTGGTGGTGTTCACCGGACTGTCCGGCTCGGGCAAGTCGAGCCTCGCGTTCGACACCATCTACGCCGAGGGACAGCGGCGCTACGTGGAGTCGCTGTCGGCATACGCGCGACAGTTCCTCGGGCAGATGGACAAGCCCGACGTCGACTTCATCGAGGGCCTGTCCCCGGCGATCTCCATCGACCAGAAGTCGACCTCGCGCAACCCGCGCTCGACGGTCGGCACCATCACGGAGATCTACGACTACCTGCGGCTGCTCTACGCCCGCATCGGGCTGCCCCACTGCCCCAACTGCGGGCGGCCCATCGCGCGGCAGACGGCCGAGCAGATCGTCGACCAGGTCCACGAGCTCCCGGCCGGCACCCGCTTCCAGGTCCTGGCACCCGTGGTGCGGGGACGCAAGGGCGAGTACGGCGCGCTGTTCCAGCAGCTGTCGACCGAGGGCTACGCCCGGGTGCGTGTCGACGGCGAGGTGCACCCGATCGACGAGGTGCCCCGACTCGAGAAGAACAAGAAGCACTCGATCGAGGTGGTCGTCGACCGGCTGGTGCAGAAGTCGGACATGCGCCGACGGCTGGCCGACTCCATCGAGACGGCGCTGCAGTTGGCCGACGGCATCGCGATGATCGAGGTGCTGCCCACCCGCGAGGCCGTGGCCGAGGCGCGTGAGCAGGGCCTGCCCGAGCCGCAGGCGGAGGAGCTGGTGTTCTCCGAACACCTCGCCTGCGCGCACTGCGGTCTGAGCTTCGAGCAGCTCGCCCCTCGCAACTTCTCGTTCAACTCGCCCTACGGTGCCTGCGAGACCTGCTCGGGCCTGGGCACGCAGCTCACGGTCGACCCGGAACTGGTCCTGGGCGATCCGTCGCTGTCGGTCGAGGACGGCGTCGTGCTGCCGTGGGGGACCGGGGCGCAGTGGAACTACTACCAGCAGTTGCTGCGCGCCACGGTCCGCCATGCCGGTGGCGAGCCCGCCACGCCGTGGAAGGACCTGTCCGCCGAGGTCCGCGACGCGGTGCTGCACGGCGTCGACGGTCGGGTGCAGGTGTCCTACACCAACCGCTACGGCCGGCGACGTTCCTACAAGGCCCAGGTCGAGGGCGTGATCCCCTCGCTGCTGCGGCGGCACGCCGAGACCGAGTCGGACCACGTGCGCCAGCAGGTCGAGCAGTACATGCGCGAGGTGCCGTGCCCGGCCTGTGACGGCAGGCGCCTCAAGCCCCTGGTGCTCGGGGTCACGGTCGGCGGCCGCTCCATCGCCGGCCTGACGGCGGCCTCCGTGGCCGAGGCCGACGCCTTCGTCGCGGGCCTCGAGCTGACCGAGCGCGAGCAGCTGATCGGCGCCCGGGTCATCAAGGAGATCCGCGCCCGCCTGCAGTTCCTGCTCGACGTCGGGCTCGAGTACCTCACCCTGGACCGGGCCGCCGGCTCGCTGTCGGGGGGCGAGGCCCAGCGCATCCGCCTGGCGACGCAGATCGGTGCAGGGCTGGTCGGGGTGCTCTACGTGCTCGACGAGCCCTCCATCGGGCTGCACCAGCGCGACAACGAACGTCTCATCGAGACGCTGGTGCGGTTGCGTGACCTCGGCAACACGCTGATCGTGGTCGAGCACGACGAGGCGACGATCGAGGCCGCCGACCACGTCGTCGACATCGGTCCGGGGGC
Coding sequences:
- a CDS encoding 2-hydroxyacid dehydrogenase encodes the protein MRIAVFSARAYDRRFLDEANERHGHELHYLEARLDANTAALADGYEGVCVFVNDTVDAATMEQLAAGGTRLLTLRSAGYNHVDLAAAEAHDIAVARVPAYSPYAVAEHTVALMLAVQRKIHRAHNRVRDGNFALDGLLGFDLRNKRIGIIGTGKIGMIVARIMRGFGCSIRAYDPYPNDDVRDFGVRYEDLDTLLGECDVITLHCPLTPDTHHIIDEAALRKTKPGVMIVNTSRGALIDTKAVIDALKDGRIGHLALDVYEEEGDLFFEDLSDTVIRDDVFSRLLTFPNVLITAHQAFFTEEALRNIAESTLGNASAFAEGRASGNEVRIQAVRG
- the uvrA gene encoding excinuclease ABC subunit UvrA, whose amino-acid sequence is MATRRRDAHDRIVVRGAREHNLKDVDLDIPRDALVVFTGLSGSGKSSLAFDTIYAEGQRRYVESLSAYARQFLGQMDKPDVDFIEGLSPAISIDQKSTSRNPRSTVGTITEIYDYLRLLYARIGLPHCPNCGRPIARQTAEQIVDQVHELPAGTRFQVLAPVVRGRKGEYGALFQQLSTEGYARVRVDGEVHPIDEVPRLEKNKKHSIEVVVDRLVQKSDMRRRLADSIETALQLADGIAMIEVLPTREAVAEAREQGLPEPQAEELVFSEHLACAHCGLSFEQLAPRNFSFNSPYGACETCSGLGTQLTVDPELVLGDPSLSVEDGVVLPWGTGAQWNYYQQLLRATVRHAGGEPATPWKDLSAEVRDAVLHGVDGRVQVSYTNRYGRRRSYKAQVEGVIPSLLRRHAETESDHVRQQVEQYMREVPCPACDGRRLKPLVLGVTVGGRSIAGLTAASVAEADAFVAGLELTEREQLIGARVIKEIRARLQFLLDVGLEYLTLDRAAGSLSGGEAQRIRLATQIGAGLVGVLYVLDEPSIGLHQRDNERLIETLVRLRDLGNTLIVVEHDEATIEAADHVVDIGPGAGEHGGEIVHSGSVEGLKRLTRKSLTGAYLSGERRIGVPAERRSGNGHMLTIEGATEHNLRDVTVDFPLGAFTCVTGVSGSGKSTLVNEILSRVLMRHVYGSRALPGKHVRTTGLEQVEKAVVVDQSPIGRTPRSNPATYTGVFDKVRQLFATTQEAKVRGYQPGRFSFNVKGGRCEACRGDGTLKIEMHFLPDVYVPCEVCKGRRYNRETLEVHYKGKTIAEVLALSVDEALEFFANIPSIAGYMQTLHDVGLGYVRLGQPATTLSGGEAQRVKLATELRKRYNGQTVYILDEPTTGLHFEDIRRLLDVLHRLVDKGNTVIVIEHNLDVIKTADHLIDLGPEGGVGGGSIVVTGTPEDVAATPASYTGKFLRDLLPT